In one window of Gymnogyps californianus isolate 813 chromosome 7, ASM1813914v2, whole genome shotgun sequence DNA:
- the CCNT2 gene encoding cyclin-T2 isoform X2, whose protein sequence is MATNSLHLTTFCLQYKPTVIACVCIHLACKWSNWEIPVSTDGKHWWEYVDPSVTLELLDELTHEFLQILEKTPSRLKRIRNWRANQAAKKPKGDGQVSENSLLGSSLVQNSILVDTVTGVAANTSFQKPSTSFPAPVPLTSGSISVPDSHAPENLAILATGMPSTSYSLASHQEWPQHQEQTRTEQIYSQKQETLPATQYNMNFQPGTSVQLHSGVHHRPDKLAEHSTVKQEYSHKSGNKHHGQVAAPVIIPQKMSLDKYREKRKLETLELDVREHYVATPGEQQHKKHMQPQPASSSSVTSPIKMKIPIANAEKPEKHLSDKKEKGGSLKLRIPIPPTEKGASKEELKMKIKVSSSERHSSSDEGSGKSKHSSPHVSKEHKEKHKEHSLNRHHSIGHKHSHSHSGGGSSGGGKHSTDGVTPTVLRSPVGLSSDGNSSSSGSSRKKLHSNDASHNHHSKMSKSSKSSGSSSSSSSVKQYVSSHSSVFNLPLPPPPPVTYQVGYGHLSTLVKLDKKPVENGPDAHHQYSTNSQHMDYKDTFDMLDSLLSAQGMNM, encoded by the exons ATGGCTACCAACAG TCTTCATCTTACTACATTCTGTCTTCAGTACAAGCCTACAGTGATAGCATGTGTGTGCATTCACTTGGCCTGCAAGTGGTCCAACTGGGAGATTCCAGTATCAACTGATGGAAAACACTGGTGGGAATATGTAGATCCTTCAGTTACTTTAGAATTACTAGATG AGCTAACTCATGAGTTTCTGCAAATACTGGAGAAAACGCCTAGCAGGCTCAAGAGAATTAGAAATTGGCGG gCTAATCAGGCTGCTAAGAAACCTAAAGGTGATGGGCAGGTATCTGAGAACTCGTTGCTTGGTTCATCTTTGGTCCAGAATTCCATTTTGGTGGATACAGTTACTGGTGTAGCTGCGAACACGAGTTTCCAAAAACCATCAACATCGTTTCCTGCGCCGGTACCTCTGACCTCAGGAAGTATTTCTGTTCCAGACAGTCACGCACCTGAAAATTTGGCAATATTAGCTACAGGAATGCCAAGTACCTCATACAGTTTGGCATCGCACCAGGAATGGCCTCAGCATCAAGAACAAACAAGGACAGAACAAATATACTCTCAAAAACAGGAGACGTTACCTGCTACTCAGTACAATATGAACTTCCAACCAGGGACGTCCGTACAGTTGCACTCTGGAGTCCATCACAGACCTGACAAACTTGCTGAGCATTCTACTGTCAAACAAGAATATTCTCATAAGTCAGGAAACAAACACCACGGACAAGTTGCTGCTCCTGTAATAATTCCTCAAAAAATGTCTTTGGATAAATACAGAGAGAAGCGCAAACTAGAAACCCTTGAACTGGATGTGAGAGAACACTACGTAGCAACCCCAGGCGAACAGCAGCATAAAAAACACATGCAgccacagccagccagcagTTCTTCTGTTACGTCtcccattaaaatgaaaattcccATTGCAAACGCAGAGAAGCCTGAAAAACACTTGTctgataagaaagaaaagggtgGCTCACTCAAACTCCGTATACCAATCCCACCCACAGAAAAGGGTGCCAGTAAGGaggagctgaaaatgaaaattaaggtTTCTTCCTCAGAGAGGCACAGCTCGTCGGACGAGGGTAGcggaaaaagcaaacattcgAGTCCCCACGTTAGCAAAGAGCATAAGGAGAAACACAAAGAACACTCTTTAAATCGCCACCACAGTATCGGTCATAAGCACTCCCATTCACACAGTGGTGGCGGCAGTAGTGGCGGCGGTAAGCATAGCACTGACGGAGTCACACCAACTGTTTTGAGGAGTCCTGTTGGCCTGAGTAGTGATGGCAATTCCTCTAGTTCCGGCTCTTCAAGAAAGAAGTTGCACAGCAACGATGCTTCTCACAACCACCACTCCAAAATGAGCAAAAGTTCCAAAAGTTCAGGTAGTTCATCTAGTTCTTCCTCTGTTAAGCAGTATGTATCCTCTCACAGCTCTGTTTTTAACCTTCCCTtaccccctcctccccctgtcACATACCAGGTGGGCTACGGACATCTCAGCACCCTCGTGAAACTGGACAAGAAACCAGTGGAGAACGGTCCTGATGCCCATCACCAGTACAGTACAAACAGCCAGCATATGGACTACAAAGATACATTCGACATGCTGGATTCGCTGTTAAGTGCCCAAGGAATGAACATGTAG